The proteins below come from a single Kosakonia sp. SMBL-WEM22 genomic window:
- a CDS encoding very short patch repair endonuclease: MADVHDKATRSKNMRAIATRDTAIEKRLAGCLEAMGVDFRVQDATLPGRPDFIVDAYRCVIFTHGCFWHHHNCYLFKVPSTRTDFWLEKIGKNVQRDARDCALLLEQGWRVMVVWECALRGKLKLSDEALSVRLEEWLCEGQPTAQIDTQGIHGAF; this comes from the coding sequence GTGGCAGATGTGCATGATAAAGCGACGCGCAGTAAAAATATGCGCGCTATCGCCACGCGCGACACTGCCATTGAGAAACGCCTGGCGGGTTGCCTTGAGGCGATGGGGGTCGACTTTCGCGTGCAGGATGCCACGCTCCCCGGACGCCCTGATTTTATCGTTGATGCTTACCGCTGCGTTATCTTCACCCACGGGTGTTTCTGGCACCATCATAACTGCTATCTGTTTAAAGTCCCTTCCACACGCACTGATTTCTGGTTAGAGAAGATTGGCAAAAACGTACAGCGCGACGCGCGCGACTGCGCCCTACTGCTGGAGCAGGGCTGGCGGGTCATGGTTGTCTGGGAGTGCGCGCTGCGCGGAAAACTGAAACTCAGTGACGAAGCGCTCAGCGTTCGGCTGGAGGAGTGGCTCTGTGAGGGACAACCGACCGCGCAGATCGACACACAGGGCATTCACGGTGCATTCTAA
- a CDS encoding phosphohydrolase: MSLIDWQLRFDKWMTQHFTHADAAHDLAHFRRVWQTAQTLMEEEQADALVVLTACYFHDIVSFAKNHPLRHTSSQRAAEKAAAILAADFPDFPEAAIPAVRHAIEAHSFSAGIAPQTLEAKIVQDADRMESLGAIGLARVFAVSGSMGGALFDGDDPFAAGRELDDKRFALDHFRCKLLKLPATMQTAKGRALAMHNADFLVHFMEKLSAELQGDFQRLDDEVLRRYRAHPS, from the coding sequence ATGTCTCTTATCGACTGGCAGCTGCGCTTTGACAAATGGATGACGCAGCACTTTACCCACGCCGATGCTGCCCACGATCTCGCACACTTTCGCCGCGTATGGCAAACGGCGCAAACGCTGATGGAGGAGGAGCAGGCTGATGCGCTGGTGGTGCTCACTGCCTGCTACTTCCACGACATTGTCAGCTTTGCCAAAAATCATCCGCTGCGTCACACCTCTTCGCAGCGGGCGGCGGAAAAAGCCGCCGCCATCCTCGCCGCTGATTTTCCTGATTTTCCCGAAGCCGCAATCCCCGCGGTACGCCATGCTATCGAAGCGCACAGTTTTAGCGCGGGCATCGCCCCGCAAACTCTTGAAGCGAAAATCGTGCAGGATGCCGACCGGATGGAGTCCCTTGGAGCCATTGGCCTTGCACGGGTATTTGCAGTCTCCGGCAGCATGGGCGGGGCGTTGTTTGATGGCGACGATCCCTTTGCCGCCGGGCGTGAACTGGATGACAAACGCTTTGCCCTCGATCACTTTCGCTGCAAGTTGTTGAAACTGCCTGCGACCATGCAAACCGCTAAAGGTCGCGCGCTGGCCATGCATAACGCCGATTTCCTGGTACACTTTATGGAAAAACTGAGCGCTGAGCTGCAGGGCGATTTTCAGCGGCTTGATGACGAGGTGCTGCGCCGCTACCGCGCGCATCCATCCTGA
- the drpB gene encoding cell division protein DrpB: MDDFAVRSAGGKLALWVFWIFCLYFCWSLASNLWLAGPVDIASGFASGAARSVESGLNTVSGIVALSAVGAILGAIAWYTRPRDMQA, from the coding sequence ATGGACGATTTCGCAGTTCGTAGCGCAGGCGGAAAACTCGCGCTATGGGTCTTCTGGATATTCTGCCTCTATTTTTGCTGGTCTCTGGCAAGTAATCTCTGGCTTGCCGGCCCGGTTGATATCGCATCAGGCTTCGCCAGCGGCGCAGCGCGATCCGTTGAGAGCGGGTTGAACACGGTGTCAGGCATCGTTGCATTAAGTGCAGTAGGTGCGATACTGGGCGCCATTGCCTGGTATACGCGTCCGCGTGATATGCAAGCGTGA
- a CDS encoding DUF6404 family protein, translating to MCFERKKERALAIMESKKMWRSNYAPPLLRGLWKLGLKIPPLPFASFWQITFVMGFGFSLVWGLIMWLFTWKGMGVQPSSAILRSLFSGFLFGVMLAAFHRWRKKANNLPDWKNL from the coding sequence ATGTGTTTTGAGCGAAAAAAGGAGCGTGCGCTTGCCATCATGGAAAGCAAAAAGATGTGGCGCAGCAATTATGCCCCTCCTCTGTTGCGTGGGTTATGGAAGTTAGGACTAAAAATACCGCCATTACCTTTCGCTTCATTTTGGCAAATAACATTCGTTATGGGATTCGGATTTAGCCTTGTATGGGGACTCATTATGTGGTTATTCACATGGAAAGGGATGGGCGTTCAACCTTCCTCGGCGATATTAAGAAGTCTCTTCAGTGGATTTCTATTTGGCGTAATGCTGGCAGCGTTTCATAGATGGCGCAAGAAGGCCAATAATCTGCCTGACTGGAAAAACCTGTAA